In Brevibacillus brevis, a genomic segment contains:
- the ltrA gene encoding group II intron reverse transcriptase/maturase, translated as MNASKLANYTDVKARQLWTTLYLCAKEHPKRRFHALYDKVYRPDILAEAWRRVRANKGSGGVDGQTIGRIVHEYGESKFLNEIYLDLKRKRYHPAPVRRTYIPKADGKQRPLGIPTIRDRVVQMATKMVIEPIFEADFKDCSYGFRPKRNAHQAIAQIRKASKQAYWVVDVDIKGYFDNINQEKLMKLVEQRISDRRVLKLIRKWLQAGVMEGVQFHETDWGTPQGGVISPLLANIYLNYMDTIWEKQFSHLGELVRYADDFVVMCKTKKDALESIQVIRAIMSKLDLTLSKEKSRLVNIWDNTAGFDFLGFHHRKFPVLIKGGKRIYAMSHIPSKKAMKEMRRKIKMYTEPRSKLYWSLHEVVQGLNRKLKGFKNYYSISTMAARWLNRIDWYVIERLTLFVNKKRNVRNKHSRVGEVMKATRGSLVKLAGEDYRMPKKEEHRKAV; from the coding sequence GTGAATGCAAGTAAACTTGCTAACTACACCGATGTAAAAGCTCGACAACTTTGGACAACCCTATATCTTTGTGCCAAGGAACACCCAAAACGGCGATTTCATGCTCTGTATGACAAGGTGTATCGTCCTGACATCCTTGCCGAAGCATGGCGCAGAGTGCGTGCCAACAAAGGAAGCGGCGGAGTGGACGGACAGACAATCGGAAGAATTGTACATGAATACGGAGAGAGTAAATTCCTCAATGAAATCTACCTCGACCTAAAGAGAAAACGGTACCATCCAGCACCAGTTCGACGCACGTACATTCCGAAAGCGGATGGGAAGCAAAGACCGCTTGGCATCCCGACGATACGAGATCGAGTTGTCCAAATGGCAACCAAAATGGTCATTGAGCCAATTTTTGAGGCGGACTTTAAAGATTGTTCATATGGATTCCGACCGAAACGAAATGCCCACCAGGCGATTGCACAAATCAGAAAAGCGAGCAAACAGGCGTATTGGGTAGTTGATGTAGACATCAAGGGGTACTTTGACAACATCAACCAGGAGAAGTTGATGAAACTGGTTGAGCAAAGGATTTCTGACCGCAGAGTACTAAAACTGATTCGAAAATGGCTGCAAGCAGGTGTCATGGAAGGTGTACAGTTCCATGAAACGGATTGGGGAACTCCGCAAGGAGGAGTAATTTCGCCGCTACTTGCGAACATTTACCTCAACTACATGGATACAATCTGGGAGAAACAATTTTCTCATCTTGGCGAATTAGTTCGATACGCCGATGATTTCGTGGTCATGTGCAAGACGAAAAAGGATGCCTTGGAAAGCATCCAGGTTATAAGGGCCATTATGAGCAAACTTGACCTTACTCTTAGCAAGGAAAAGTCTCGATTGGTCAATATCTGGGACAATACCGCAGGCTTTGACTTCCTCGGTTTTCATCATCGAAAATTTCCCGTTCTCATTAAAGGTGGAAAAAGGATATATGCCATGTCACATATTCCAAGCAAGAAAGCAATGAAAGAAATGAGACGGAAAATTAAGATGTACACCGAACCGCGCAGCAAGTTGTACTGGTCGCTGCATGAGGTGGTACAAGGGCTTAATCGAAAGCTTAAGGGATTCAAGAACTACTATTCAATTTCAACTATGGCAGCAAGATGGTTAAACAGAATTGATTGGTATGTAATAGAAAGGCTGACGCTATTCGTTAACAAGAAAAGGAATGTGCGAAACAAGCATTCCAGGGTCGGGGAGGTAATGAAAGCCACACGGGGATCATTGGTGAAACTTGCCGGAGAGGACTACCGAATGCCAAAGAAAGAAGAGCATCGGAAAGCCGTATGA
- a CDS encoding prokaryotic E2 ligase family D protein: MSFDDFVESIRNSESENLKPMRILGVQKRKRLRKIIGRKRMKNPAIRIETPTLPVNCVKHIWINRAQKIQMVFIEVPKGKWDIAYYNTTFEQVGFPRMLFGYRIRDGRIQQLHILAVKDKGRIREDTELYKFPYANVSNGVVCMGGNTLPVIKDLAQLATMHQVFFAAPSSTCYYNTNRNESGISDLRELYNRMQGQDFPEEWLTSKQRTFGQYCQEL, translated from the coding sequence ATGAGTTTTGATGATTTTGTCGAGTCCATCCGAAATTCTGAATCGGAGAATTTAAAGCCAATGAGAATCCTGGGGGTTCAGAAACGGAAACGACTACGAAAAATCATCGGAAGAAAACGGATGAAAAATCCGGCGATACGTATCGAGACTCCTACCTTGCCCGTCAACTGTGTCAAACACATTTGGATTAATCGAGCGCAGAAGATCCAGATGGTATTTATCGAGGTGCCTAAAGGAAAATGGGACATTGCCTATTACAACACCACTTTTGAACAGGTGGGATTCCCGCGGATGTTGTTTGGGTACCGAATCCGGGATGGTCGCATTCAACAGCTGCACATCTTGGCCGTCAAGGACAAGGGGAGGATTCGCGAGGACACCGAACTATACAAGTTTCCTTACGCGAATGTATCGAATGGTGTGGTTTGTATGGGGGGAAATACGTTGCCGGTTATCAAAGACTTGGCTCAACTTGCTACTATGCACCAGGTCTTTTTTGCGGCTCCCAGTTCTACCTGCTATTACAACACGAACCGGAACGAATCCGGGATCAGTGATTTGCGGGAGCTATACAATCGCATGCAAGGGCAGGATTTTCCAGAGGAATGGTTAACATCCAAGCAACGAACGTTTGGACAATACTGCCAAGAACTGTAG
- the dnaN gene encoding DNA polymerase III subunit beta, with protein MKKKIVIKDSDRLVADLSKAYRAVAKQTTIPILTGFHLHFTGESLTITGSDTDNTIRITEENNCSSSQSCAVVVPARIFLDIVRKLPAGEIQLKMGENEISIAAGKSTFELKTMKADEYPSFSLDDTGVCVELQAADLANGLRLEYACSVLSMRPTLQGIHIFSKEKGVTFVATDSHRLSSWTVQLDQELKLPKMILPASAAVEMIKLIEDAADKVTIHCTENSMRLTHQNVTYISRLISGTYPETSRVVPTNFSTTFVANRDELVKVMERVSIVSKEGKANMCRLQVIPSAMPSLLISASQEGMGKVQEEVFISDLEGDILEMKFSTKYLLEALRHMKAKEVMFQASGANAPIIIRPTGNEPGFALILPVRSA; from the coding sequence ATGAAGAAGAAAATCGTGATCAAGGATTCAGACCGTTTAGTTGCTGATCTGTCGAAAGCGTACCGAGCAGTTGCAAAACAGACGACGATTCCGATTCTAACCGGTTTTCATCTCCATTTCACGGGAGAATCTTTGACCATTACCGGTTCGGATACGGATAACACCATCCGGATAACGGAGGAAAACAATTGCTCATCGTCTCAATCATGTGCGGTCGTCGTACCGGCAAGAATATTCCTGGACATTGTGCGTAAGCTGCCGGCGGGTGAGATCCAACTGAAAATGGGTGAGAATGAAATCTCCATTGCCGCGGGGAAATCGACTTTCGAGCTAAAGACGATGAAAGCTGATGAGTACCCATCCTTTTCGTTGGACGATACCGGCGTTTGTGTTGAGTTACAAGCAGCGGATTTGGCAAACGGGTTACGTTTGGAGTACGCCTGCTCGGTATTGTCAATGCGACCCACCCTGCAGGGCATCCATATCTTTAGCAAGGAAAAGGGAGTAACGTTTGTCGCAACGGATTCTCATAGGCTGAGCTCTTGGACAGTGCAACTGGATCAAGAACTGAAGTTACCGAAGATGATTTTGCCTGCGAGCGCTGCAGTAGAGATGATAAAGCTAATTGAAGATGCTGCCGATAAGGTCACCATCCACTGCACAGAAAACTCGATGCGATTGACGCACCAAAACGTGACATATATATCACGACTGATTTCTGGTACCTACCCGGAAACATCCAGGGTAGTCCCGACAAATTTTTCAACAACATTTGTGGCAAATCGGGATGAATTAGTCAAGGTAATGGAACGGGTGAGTATCGTCTCCAAAGAAGGAAAAGCCAATATGTGTCGCTTACAGGTGATACCATCCGCAATGCCTTCTCTTCTCATTTCGGCCAGTCAGGAGGGAATGGGAAAAGTGCAGGAGGAAGTGTTTATCTCGGATCTCGAAGGCGATATTTTGGAGATGAAGTTCAGCACGAAGTATCTTCTGGAAGCGTTACGCCATATGAAGGCCAAAGAAGTCATGTTTCAAGCATCAGGAGCAAATGCACCGATTATCATCCGGCCAACAGGTAATGAACCAGGGTTTGCCTTAATACTACCTGTGCGATCGGCATAA
- the radC gene encoding DNA repair protein RadC gives MVKQIEMFQYDFIVTEFVKKAKESITFYGTKEANLNDLLTIIIGNEADAANIQKLTGIGIQQLASMSAQEIMELASISEMAAQRIVASFGLAHKYVTSPREKRISIRLPRDVAELMMPEMRYLTQEHFICLFLNTKNRVIGKQTIFIGSLDSSVVHPREIFKEAIKRSAASIICLHNHPSGDPTPSKEDISITQILRQAGEVVGISLLDHVIIGDGKYISLKEQRYF, from the coding sequence ATGGTGAAGCAAATCGAAATGTTTCAATACGATTTCATCGTAACTGAATTTGTCAAAAAAGCCAAAGAAAGCATCACGTTCTACGGGACGAAGGAAGCGAATTTGAACGATCTGTTGACGATCATTATTGGAAACGAAGCAGATGCTGCAAACATTCAAAAGTTAACTGGCATCGGGATTCAACAACTCGCTTCGATGTCTGCCCAAGAAATCATGGAACTTGCGTCTATCAGTGAAATGGCAGCACAGCGGATCGTCGCCTCCTTTGGATTGGCACACAAATATGTAACCAGCCCAAGAGAGAAAAGGATTTCCATTCGTCTCCCGCGTGATGTAGCGGAACTTATGATGCCTGAAATGAGGTACTTAACGCAGGAACATTTTATATGTCTGTTTCTGAATACAAAAAATCGTGTAATCGGTAAGCAGACGATCTTTATAGGAAGTTTGGATTCATCGGTTGTGCATCCCCGTGAGATTTTTAAAGAGGCGATCAAGAGGAGCGCGGCATCGATTATTTGTCTGCACAATCATCCGAGCGGAGATCCAACCCCAAGTAAGGAAGACATTTCGATCACGCAAATTTTGCGGCAAGCAGGAGAGGTGGTTGGTATTAGCCTGCTTGATCACGTCATTATCGGGGATGGAAAGTATATTAGTTTAAAAGAACAGAGGTACTTTTAG
- a CDS encoding DUF6573 family protein translates to MLASAFFMASELRWNSAVFRRNSLHFYPAINTICEGRLVDVSDTAKEIGIRIPVAVSSALWKTYIEPEESITVGQSTNERIWNVISLLLSTLKSGMKPFDDSSSLMVQYQVHFVINGVLTMSTLKAIIRKTAERKSFIQIMLEDEAEQNNPDRKYFCRECRFTLYLETKPESYIECR, encoded by the coding sequence ATGTTGGCAAGTGCCTTTTTCATGGCCTCAGAATTGCGGTGGAACTCTGCAGTTTTCCGCCGCAATTCTCTGCACTTTTATCCTGCCATAAACACCATATGCGAAGGAAGATTAGTCGACGTATCGGATACGGCTAAAGAGATTGGGATCAGAATTCCGGTAGCGGTCTCTTCTGCCTTATGGAAAACCTATATTGAACCCGAAGAGTCGATTACAGTAGGACAATCAACAAACGAACGAATCTGGAATGTGATTAGTTTACTGCTTTCAACCCTAAAAAGCGGGATGAAACCGTTCGACGATAGCTCTTCTCTCATGGTTCAGTATCAGGTTCATTTCGTAATCAATGGAGTCCTTACCATGTCAACCCTTAAGGCGATCATTCGGAAAACCGCAGAAAGGAAGTCATTCATTCAGATCATGTTGGAGGATGAAGCTGAACAAAACAATCCTGACAGAAAATACTTTTGCAGGGAGTGTAGGTTTACATTGTATCTCGAAACAAAGCCAGAAAGTTACATCGAATGTAGATGA